The Ananas comosus cultivar F153 linkage group 20, ASM154086v1, whole genome shotgun sequence region ataaatactatTCTAGGGGTGAAAGAGAACTAAAATTGATAGATTATTACAAAAAACTGAAATAATTCATTCTGAtcggaataaattatttctgtcaaaattttttctatttagcagaataataagaatattttttttttattttctggttAATTCATTAGCAAACGGAGTCTTACTCACTATTTCAGAACTAAGTAAGCGGTGAGAGGGCGTCCTCAGCATTTTTCACCTGCAAATTCTTTTCACAGCTATCCGCTGATCTCGCGCCGCCCACATTACTGGCGGTGGAATCAGAATCAGTGAGGATCCCCAGAATGGCTGTCGCCCCATGCGCTGGTCTTCTCTCCGCATTCACGCCGCCGCGCCCTCGCCCCAGCCCCACCGCGGCCCAAATCGCCCACCCGCCGTCGCCGCTCTCCCCTaatcccctctccctctccctccccctccccccaacccatcgccgcctccgccgcggcccCACTCTTCCCCTCTTCTCCGTCCCGGGCAACGGCGGCGCCTCCGAAACCCTAGACGAGGCCCCCTCGTCGTCGCCCTCGGCGGAGAAAGagaacgaggaggaggaggaggagaggcccatcgcctcctccgcctcctccgatCCCGATGCGGGgtcggcggtggcggaggagctGAAGGAGATGATGAGGGCGCGGCGAAAGGaggcgtcgccgtcgccgtcgccgtcgccgtcgtcggaTCTGTGGGGAGGGGTGTTGGAGGAGATCCGGGAGATCGAGTGGCCGGCGTTCGGGAAGGTCGTCGGCACCACCGGCGTCGTCCTCGCCGTCATCGCCGGCTCCACCGTCGCCCTCCTCACCGTCAACGCCGTGCTCGCCGAGCTCTCCGACCGCGTCTTCGCCGGCAAGGGCCTCCAGGACTTCTTCGGATGAATTTGGTTGGCGAATTTGTATGTATATTCCTGCTGCAGATCAGATGTTTTGAATTGTCATTCTACTACATCTCTATCTGTTATTTCGTCTTTTTACCTTCGAAAATTTTATCCCTAGAGTAGTAGCTTGCTGCAACCGGCTCCTGCAGAAAGTTTTGCAAGTCAGACTTTTGCTATGAGATGGAATTCTTTTGAGTTCCAAAGGAAAAATCTCCGGCTTGAAGTCTATTCTGCGAAGCTATTGGAAATTTTTATCATAGTCTTTCTGCAATAGTATTATTCGAACGATATTACATTAAACAACACTTGTAGCAGTTACACATAGGGATCACAATCAGTCCGCAAATGCACATCAAGTATATAATGAAATGTGGTCGACAGCTTATTTCTTTGAAATGCACTAGTTTGTTGCTATGCTTCCACTTTAACTGAATAAAGAGATAATGAATTTTCTCAGAAGGATTTGTTTAGTTCAAGTACCAATCCTTCGAGGGGTGCCTCACACACATTGTTTTCATTGAAATGGAGAAACATAGGCTCCAGTTTTCAAGCATTTAGCAGGATGGAAAACGAGAGCTTCTAGCGACATAGACAAGTACATGCGGAttattttgtttgataaaaCTGAGGCTTTTAATTGCTTTAATAGGACGACGGGTTCATGAGGAATTTTGTTGGTCAAATCAATGCGGTAAAAGATAACATGTTAAAGATCTGGCTTCACAGAACATATTTGCTTGTGCGATCATAAGATTAGATAGTTGAGACTCGATTGGCTTGTGATTCTTTTTATCTGCGCGCATATATTGACGTGTGTTGGACGCGCACACGATTGAGGGAGGCGCCGAGACTTGGGGCGTGTTTGTCCATGCTGGAGCTTTTTGCGAATGTAATGTTGAGTGAGAAAGCTGTTTGAGAAGGCACTATCAACTTTGTTGTTGATATACCACCAACAACTTTCTGGTATAACAGAAATTGAAGCCTAATAAGAGTACTGCTTTTAGAGCTAGAAGCTCTTTTTGCTTTTCTATGACAACAGAAGTTCTAAACTATTCACTTGCTAACTTCGCTACTGATTTTTGAAATGCAGAATTTGTCCCAAAAGTAGAGAAGCTGTTGTAGAGCGTACTGCTGTTTGAATAGTTTGCCTTAGGTGTTTGTGTAATAAATACTGCATTTGTGTGATAAATTTCTTCTGTCATATCAGATAGCTTTAGACATTGATTTTTTNNNNNNNNNNNNNNNAGATGTCTTAATAACTGTCGTAAAAACTAACTGTTAGTCTCTCGATCCCGATTTTCTTTTAATGTCATTTAATATATAACTAGTGACTTGAAGCCCATGTTAAAGTAAATCCAGTGACCTCAAGTTAAATAAAGTTAGTTCAATGATTCGAAATTAAAAATAACGTTAATCCAGTGACGAGTTTAAAGCTAGTTAAAAAGACTATTTTCATTATTATACTGTCGATTAAGTTGATGGATCTCTACTGTACCGTTATCAGTGGGCAGTAATTCGACGATGTAGTGTAGTTTTCATGACAATAAATAGTTAGTCTGATTACGTGACTAATGTGAGTTGTCTTACCTAGTCTGTCTATCTTTCCAGTGTCTTAAATGTTTTGTACCTTAGGTACGTTGTAGTCTAGACCTTCCAAGTAAAGAACGTACTGGTTTTTCTTTTGGGttagtttcaaaaaaaaaaagtagaagccGATCTTTAGTCTTGTCGCGAAAGTTTTTGGCTCGTTGAATTAAGAATTCGTTTTTGGTACTCAAATGTCAGTTCTTCCCGTTAAAGACGTCACATGATGGTAGTGGTCGACTGGTTGACGTGAGAAGTTATAATTTTCTTgggttttctcttcttttccttttttcgtaACGTGAATATTGTGTTTCATATTTCGCcaacttttttaaattaaaacattaatataCAATTTCTTAATTTCCAAGTTGATTACTTCGCCCTTCTGTGGTACTTCCAATAACAAACAATTCCAACAAGCACTACGAGTCTGTACTTGATCCTTCTGTTTCTTTGTTTAATAGTTGACTAGATAATACTATCTAGTTAGTCGTACCTGCTTTTGTCTGCCTGTTTAGGTATATCGTTAAGTTATGTTAAAGTACGTGGTTCGTTAGTATTGATTAGAGTGTCCTCTGTTGACATAGAGGTATCTCAGGTAGGAAAATTTGCTGTAGATTTATTGTGGAAAAAGGGTTAGTGTATATTTCTATAACTTTTTCTCACGATGCTGTTTAGTTATAGCTAGTGATTTAAGTGCCAGGGCTTGGGGTTGTGTCAAGTACTTGCCGGCAGTATGACATGGTGCGTGTCGTGCCGTTGTCCCATTCATAAAAATAACCTATATGTCAGCATATTatagtatgaaatatatattttccttAGTATCAATATATTCTGattgtttataattttatcaaacCTGTTGCGCATTATTATTGATATAAATTCTTGCTAACTTCaaagaaaagagagttttgagttgtgcTATTGGTATGAGGGTTGTATTGTGTTGAAATTTTGTTGGCACGGTGCGGCATTGTGGGGATGAGTTATGTGGATGAGCACTTAAAATTCTTTGTTATAATTCAGGTGGATGCTCATCCAATACACTGGAggcttttataaatttttaatatgctTTTGTCTAGTTGTTACTATTGAGAAATACAAACTGCAACAACAGTTTTGTCATGCAACAGTctatatcttcttcttcttcttttttttttttcttttctccagcTCTTGGTTTTTGCTTTTTAGAGTTTTCTTGGGGTTGCAGTGTAAGTTTTGTCTGTAAATTGGGAGAGGAGCCACCGGTGGAAGAATGACTCAGACTTCGTCCCTTACTCTTGCTCGACGCAAGCTCTTCAGGCCTTTTTAATGACTCATACTATCTGTGTTCTTATCATCCCTGGTCAGATCATCCAAGCTATATTCAAGAATCAATTGTTGCAGCTCTTTCTTGTGACATCAGAGTAAACAAATTAGTTCCACATGTGGTGACACTAAAGCAGTCAGAGAGAATGTGATtttgggggtgtttggcctagcttttaaaagCGCTTTTAggctgaaaagtgatttttaaaggtgtccgtggaccgggtcgggtctggatagttgatatactgtacccgtaccctaaaaagaaatggttagaaaaaaaaaatatacgctACCCATTTTACTTCGGGTCGAGTTCGGATCTGCAtacttaagttactaatatacccatcgaGTTTATTTGAGCAGGTCTAGATAGTAACTATccgtatactacccgttcaaAATCAGATACGGGTTGAGTACGggtaccatatatatatatatatttttatagactttattaaattGTTTGGGCAAAATTTGTTTCGATCATTATATTTACTGATTAAaagtctaaaattcaaaataattttatatataaacatacaaaaattaaaaaattatgataccatattacagataaagagaatataagttgtagtaattactaatattatatactaacattcaaaaaaaaagggaaaatataAAGATGAAtcagaaaatttactaaatagaatattcattACAAAAACCTAGATTGTCGACTATGATTGGAAAAGggctttggaaaaaaaaaactcacttgTACCACACCCGTAAAGGATTAATATCGCTAATGATGTCGATGATGAAAATATTGTTTCATACAAAACTCTTAGGcgaaaatgaaacaaaaaaaataaagagttaaaagcaaagagtaaaaaaattagaaaaaaaaaagtagttaaAGAGCGGCTAGGGTTTCAGTGTTTCCCTATGATGAAAATACTTAAAGATCCCTCGTCTATAagtcctattaaaattgatccctcaattttaaaagttcaaaatttttttatttactatcggatattttaTCGGGTCCGGGTCCGATTCCGGATTTAAAAACTATTCCGAACTttacccatttaaaagttgggttcaggtcgggtccaaatcgggtatgggtataaaatatccagACCCATGCCCGAAACTTTAGTGGGTATTTCTTTTCACCcgtatactatccattttttatcgggtccggtttGGGTCCGGATAGGGTTCGGGTAGGGTCCGGATCGGGTATagtatatcggatattttggacagctttagtaattttcggctcaatagagcgtttgataactcacttttaaaatctgcttctgctttttagaatcagaaaaaaaattttgagggcctcagaatcagaagcagaaaaaagctgcttcttgaaaactgattctgattttggatttaaacttcaaaattttatttttattttagttttaatatttaaatttaattttaattttaaattttaaattttaattttcagattcattttaaaatttttaaattttaacttttaaattttaaaatttgaaatatagattttaaattttaaattttaattttaaatttcaaatctcaaatttgagatttaaaatttcaaatttatttcaaatttcaaaatttcaaattcaaaatttcaaattttaaaatttgagaatttaaAGTGTAAGGAGTgtcaaattttagaattttaaattcaaattttaaatttcaaatttgacaatttagatttaaaatttaaatgtaaaatttaaaattttgaattttaaattataattttaatctcaattaaatttcaaaattttaaaattaaaatttataattttaatcttcaaattataaatttaaattttataattaatttaatttaattttttaaattttaaatattcaaattttaatttaaattttaaatattcaaattttaaatttatattaaaactattcaaattttaaattttaatttttaaatcaatattattttaattttaaattataattttaaattttaaatttaaagtttaaaatttaaatatatttttaataattaattggcTTTCAAcgcttttcaaaatttttaatttgccatAACAGCATTTttaaatcacttcagaaaaaaatGTTTTTCTTCACTTTTATTCTAAATCCGCAAACGCTCCTATAGCTTTAAGTAAAATCACTTTTCctaaactaaaatatatttttcagaaataacTTTTTTCGAAGCTGGCCAAACATGCCCTTTTCTGTTGTTGTTTACTTTGAGGGAAGGGCATTACGGAAACAAACAAACAGACAGTTGGATAAGTAATATTGCAAAGATTTGAGGCATGTCCGTCCTCCCTCGAAACATTGTGTCTGCGCTTGTATCTACAGATAATGCGAGCTAATACAGGTTATGAGTGTGGAGTACTAAGGGCTTtaaaacgagccgagctcgagcggcTGGagcagctcgagctcggctcgtcgcTTCAAGTCGCTCGTCTTCGGCTTCGAGCTCGTCACGAGCTCGAAAATCCGGCTCGTGATCGGCTGGCACTTATTTCGAgctgctcgtgttcggctcgagctcAGGTGGCTAGCAACGAAGGGAGGTAGATGATCATACGCGGCGAACAGAAGTGGCGGTGAAGGGGTGGACGTGTGGCGGAGAAGGGCGAAGAGAAGGAAGGGCGTTAAGGAGCGGCGAGGGGCGCGTGTCGAaggaggggagggagaggaagaa contains the following coding sequences:
- the LOC109725353 gene encoding preprotein translocase subunit SECE1, giving the protein MAVAPCAGLLSAFTPPRPRPSPTAAQIAHPPSPLSPNPLSLSLPLPPTHRRLRRGPTLPLFSVPGNGGASETLDEAPSSSPSAEKENEEEEEERPIASSASSDPDAGSAVAEELKEMMRARRKEASPSPSPSPSSDLWGGVLEEIREIEWPAFGKVVGTTGVVLAVIAGSTVALLTVNAVLAELSDRVFAGKGLQDFFG